In Hyla sarda isolate aHylSar1 chromosome 12, aHylSar1.hap1, whole genome shotgun sequence, a genomic segment contains:
- the ASXL1 gene encoding polycomb group protein ASXL1 isoform X2 codes for MRDRQKRRRERTWAEAAKMVLENYSDAPMTPKQILNVIEAEGLKETKSGSSPLACLNAMLHSNARTREALFYKLPGRISLFTMKKNAVHWSRVVSLPDDGGTEDTADEEGSQWEEGSSVPAETSGNASSSRESHVRETQSLVQINKQKRSGVLLPRVVLTPLKVNGAHLPSTSGLSVRRVESEASGNAALRDSLTFHRQTTLSGNSTHHLRSIKNISVPGQVKKKEEEIDFETPGSILVNTNLRALINVRTFNALPMHLQQQLLLLLPDVDRQVSPDGQLRMSCSALNNEFFAHACQRWRERLAEGEFTPEAQMRMRQEMGKEKKVEDWKEMFFEDFYGQKLGYSEELGSDLEEKSMETTCLQQEKPRTTPEPAQKQEKVPEVHIRTRRSLYRNTEKIQRNVPTAAEVKASTTFPAPPERTESDPSSVENRLSPQDDLSLPSTSERVPELHPETASEQKRKSAEPDTSSPSIEKKPRMEQRQSFRNTIQSVHPEKPQPTKEEPKVPPIRIQLSRIKPPWVVKGLPAYQICPRIIPNPDPTGCWPFSCSPADSQTCDNHSQASGGEGRGDSGFLCHQPDKRSCCSRGSRRSRKRHRHREKSANHCRTQLLPAITVKPEKPEVPRVKIRVSSGTVDIIDDCGLTDSLTKEHHLDNVSPPEDLSQCGDQAVSMADAEEENMCSDERMLAPSVDGILGQAFETASCVLGDVSNTFQNRIKQATSCSTEKDSSEKKPDAMPADIAEHHVLPTSSLVQLHSLDTTKTSPLGQLPVHVNDPSTPGTLLDAVVDLHGNGRHHDSVPYPSVSNSQEPNDSDPPHGALQAESFQETLVTQQSLTTENVGACTPVPDSLNDGYKGNLEVASPIGAILCTAEDDLPKHSKVSDFSVSTNRLERLCMPSGLSPPNLEPGKHGSPGSTTSVPSSDPCPFKETIQSLNNSFGIADKIPLLLDMSFLQFPKEMGVRVQLPVDLARSPHHKMKESFLEMLSQDVGSYHYSAGVRLSSSPGVTGSASLSVEVFSEHSDGGEEQVSLRCSCSFKAMTLCEGCGAFCHIDCIGPSKLCVSCLVIR; via the exons GTTCTAGAGAATTATTCAGATGCACCAATGACCCCCAAACAGATACTGAATGTGATTGAGGCCGAGGGTCTAAAGGAGACAAAG AGCGGATCTTCCCCTCTCGCTTGCCTGAACGCCATGTTACATTCCAACGCCAGGACACGGGAGGCGCTGTTCTACAAGCTACCTGGCCGCATTAGTCTTTTCACCATGAAG AAGAATGCAGTGCATTGGTCTCGTGTGGTGTCACTGCCAGATGATGGAGGCACAGAGGACACAGCAGATGAAGAAGGAAGCCAGTGGGAGGAGGGCAGCTCAGTGCCTGCAG AAACGTCCGGCAATGCATCCTCCTCTCGCGAGTCACATGTCAGGGAAACCCAGTCCCTAGTACAG ATAAATAAGCAGAAAAGAAGCGGGGTGTTGCTGCCTCGGGTCGTCCTTACTCCACTCAAAGTAAATGGGGCTCATCTGCCATCTACTTCAG GTCTGTCTGTCCGCCGTGTAGAAAGCGAAGCCTCTGGTAATGCGGCTCTGAGAGACAGCCTGACTTTTCACAGGCAAACGACTTTAAGTGGCAACTCCACCCATCATCTAAGAAGCATCAAGAACATCTCTGTCCCAG GACAAgtgaagaagaaggaggaggagattgATTTTGAGACTCCTGGCTCCATTCTGGTGAACACTAATCTCCGTGCCCTGATAAACGTGCGAACGTTCAATGCTCTACCAATGCACCTCCAACAGCAGCTACTACTACTTCTTCCAGATGTGGACAGGCAG GTGAGCCCGGATGGACAGCTGCGGATGAGCTGCAGCGCCCTTAACAACGAATTCTTTGCTCATGCGTGCCAAAGATGGCGGGAGAGGCTGGCAGAAG GTGAATTTACCCCAGAGGCTCAGATGAGGATGAGGCAGGAGATGGGAAAGGAGAAGAAAGTTGAAGACTGGAAAGAGATGTTTTTTGAAGATTTCTATGGACAAAA GCTCGGATATTCAGAGGAGCTGGGGTCTGATTTGGAAGAGAAGTCTATGGAGACGACCTGTCTACAGCAAGAGAAGCCAAGAACCACCCCAGAACCTGCTCAGAAACAAGAAAAGGTTCCTGAGGTTCACATCAGAACTCGGAGAAGTCTCTACaggaacacagagaagatccAGAGGAACGTACCAACGGCTGCAGAGGTCAAAGCCTCTACCACCTTTCCTGCACCTCCAGAGAGAACAGAGTCTGATCCTTCATCTGTGGAGAACAGATTGTCACCACAAGATGACCTGAGCCTCCCATCTACCTCTGAGAGAGTGCCGGAGCTTCATCCTGAGACTGCTTCAGAGCAGAAAAGGAAAAGCGCCGAACCAGACACCTCCAGCCCCTCCATCGAGAAGAAGCCACGGATGGAACAGCGTCAGTCCTTTCGTAACACAATTCAGAGCGTTCACCCCGAAAAGCCACAGCCTACCAAAGAAGAACCAAAAGTCCCTCCAATCCGG ATACAGCTTTCTCGGATCAAACCTCCCTGGGTGGTTAAAGGTTTGCCAGCTTACCAGATCTGCCCCCGGATCATCCCAAACCCTGATCCCACTGGGTGCTGGCCTTTTTCCTGCTCGCCTGCTGACAGTCAGACCTGTGACAATCACTCCCAAGCCTCCGGTGGTGAAGGTAGAGGCGACAGTGGTTTCCTCTGCCATCAGCCAGACAaaagaagctgctgctccagaggttCCAGAAGAAGCAGAAAGAGACATAGACATAGAGAGAAATCagcaaatcactgcagaacacaATTACTGCCGGCCATTACAGTGAAGCCAGAGAAACCAGAAGTTCCAAGGGTCAAAATCAGGGTGTCAAGTGGTACAGTCGACATCATAGATGACTGTGGCCTGACTGACTCTCTTACCAAAGAACACCACCTCGATAATGTATCCCCCCCAGAGGACCTCTCCCagtgtggagatcaggcagtTTCTATGGCAGATGCAGAGGAGGAGAATATGTGCAGTGATGAGAGGATGTTGGCGCCTTCTGTAGATGGCATCTTGGGACAAGCATTTGAGACCGCATCGTGTGTTCTGGGTGATGTCTCCAACACATTTCAAAACCGGATCAAACAGGCCACGTCCTGCTCTACTGAAAAGGATTCCTCAGAAAAGAAACCGGATGCAATGCCGGCGGATATTGCGGAGCACCATGTACTCCCTACATCCTCCCTAGTGCAGCTACACTCATTGGACACAACTAAAACCTCACCCCTAGGACAGTTGCCAGTGCATGTGAATGACCCCTCAACACCTGGCACTCTGTTGGACGCGGTAGTTGACCTACATGGTAATGGTCGCCATCATGATAGTGTTCCTTATCCTTCAGTTAGCAACTCGCAAGAGCCAAATGATTCTGATCCTCCCCATGGTGCTTTACAGGCAGAATCCTTTCAGGAGACATTGGTGACCCAACAGTCGCTCACCACTGAGAATGTTGGCGCGTGTACGCCTGTACCTGACTCCTTAAATGATGGTTATAAAGGAAATCTAGAGGTTGCCTCCCCTATCGGTGCCATTCTTTGCACAGCAGAGGATGATCTTCCCAAACACAGTAAAGTTAGTGATTTTTCAGTGAGTACTAACAGACTGGAGAGGTTAtgcatgccctctggtttgtcaCCTCCGAATCTTGAGCCTGGAAAGCACGGCAGCCCTGGCTCCACCACCTCCGTGCCATCATCCGACCCTTGCCCCTTTAAGGAGACTATTCAATCACTGAATAATTCATTTGGAATTGCTGATAAGATTCCCTTATTACTAGATATGTCCTTCCTCCAATTCCCAAAGGAGATGGGGGTCCGTGTCCAGTTGCCAGTAGACCTGGCGAGGTCTCCCCATCACAAGATGAAAGAATCCTTCTTGGAGATGCTGTCACAGGATGTTGGCTCCTACCATTACTCTGCAGGGGTTCGTCTTTCCTCATCGCCCGGAGTGACGGGCAGCGCCTCGCTTTCTGTGGAGGTCTTCTCTGAACATAGCGATGGTGGGGAAGAGCAGGTGTCACTGCGATGTTCTTGCAGCTTCAAAGCCATGACCTTGTGTGAGGGGTGTGGGGCTTTTTGTCACATCGACTGCATTGGACCTTCCAAACTCTGTGTATCGTGCCTTGTCATAAGATAG
- the ASXL1 gene encoding polycomb group protein ASXL1 isoform X1, with protein MRDRQKRRRERTWAEAAKMVLENYSDAPMTPKQILNVIEAEGLKETKSGSSPLACLNAMLHSNARTREALFYKLPGRISLFTMKKNAVHWSRVVSLPDDGGTEDTADEEGSQWEEGSSVPAAETSGNASSSRESHVRETQSLVQINKQKRSGVLLPRVVLTPLKVNGAHLPSTSGLSVRRVESEASGNAALRDSLTFHRQTTLSGNSTHHLRSIKNISVPGQVKKKEEEIDFETPGSILVNTNLRALINVRTFNALPMHLQQQLLLLLPDVDRQVSPDGQLRMSCSALNNEFFAHACQRWRERLAEGEFTPEAQMRMRQEMGKEKKVEDWKEMFFEDFYGQKLGYSEELGSDLEEKSMETTCLQQEKPRTTPEPAQKQEKVPEVHIRTRRSLYRNTEKIQRNVPTAAEVKASTTFPAPPERTESDPSSVENRLSPQDDLSLPSTSERVPELHPETASEQKRKSAEPDTSSPSIEKKPRMEQRQSFRNTIQSVHPEKPQPTKEEPKVPPIRIQLSRIKPPWVVKGLPAYQICPRIIPNPDPTGCWPFSCSPADSQTCDNHSQASGGEGRGDSGFLCHQPDKRSCCSRGSRRSRKRHRHREKSANHCRTQLLPAITVKPEKPEVPRVKIRVSSGTVDIIDDCGLTDSLTKEHHLDNVSPPEDLSQCGDQAVSMADAEEENMCSDERMLAPSVDGILGQAFETASCVLGDVSNTFQNRIKQATSCSTEKDSSEKKPDAMPADIAEHHVLPTSSLVQLHSLDTTKTSPLGQLPVHVNDPSTPGTLLDAVVDLHGNGRHHDSVPYPSVSNSQEPNDSDPPHGALQAESFQETLVTQQSLTTENVGACTPVPDSLNDGYKGNLEVASPIGAILCTAEDDLPKHSKVSDFSVSTNRLERLCMPSGLSPPNLEPGKHGSPGSTTSVPSSDPCPFKETIQSLNNSFGIADKIPLLLDMSFLQFPKEMGVRVQLPVDLARSPHHKMKESFLEMLSQDVGSYHYSAGVRLSSSPGVTGSASLSVEVFSEHSDGGEEQVSLRCSCSFKAMTLCEGCGAFCHIDCIGPSKLCVSCLVIR; from the exons GTTCTAGAGAATTATTCAGATGCACCAATGACCCCCAAACAGATACTGAATGTGATTGAGGCCGAGGGTCTAAAGGAGACAAAG AGCGGATCTTCCCCTCTCGCTTGCCTGAACGCCATGTTACATTCCAACGCCAGGACACGGGAGGCGCTGTTCTACAAGCTACCTGGCCGCATTAGTCTTTTCACCATGAAG AAGAATGCAGTGCATTGGTCTCGTGTGGTGTCACTGCCAGATGATGGAGGCACAGAGGACACAGCAGATGAAGAAGGAAGCCAGTGGGAGGAGGGCAGCTCAGTGCCTGCAG CAGAAACGTCCGGCAATGCATCCTCCTCTCGCGAGTCACATGTCAGGGAAACCCAGTCCCTAGTACAG ATAAATAAGCAGAAAAGAAGCGGGGTGTTGCTGCCTCGGGTCGTCCTTACTCCACTCAAAGTAAATGGGGCTCATCTGCCATCTACTTCAG GTCTGTCTGTCCGCCGTGTAGAAAGCGAAGCCTCTGGTAATGCGGCTCTGAGAGACAGCCTGACTTTTCACAGGCAAACGACTTTAAGTGGCAACTCCACCCATCATCTAAGAAGCATCAAGAACATCTCTGTCCCAG GACAAgtgaagaagaaggaggaggagattgATTTTGAGACTCCTGGCTCCATTCTGGTGAACACTAATCTCCGTGCCCTGATAAACGTGCGAACGTTCAATGCTCTACCAATGCACCTCCAACAGCAGCTACTACTACTTCTTCCAGATGTGGACAGGCAG GTGAGCCCGGATGGACAGCTGCGGATGAGCTGCAGCGCCCTTAACAACGAATTCTTTGCTCATGCGTGCCAAAGATGGCGGGAGAGGCTGGCAGAAG GTGAATTTACCCCAGAGGCTCAGATGAGGATGAGGCAGGAGATGGGAAAGGAGAAGAAAGTTGAAGACTGGAAAGAGATGTTTTTTGAAGATTTCTATGGACAAAA GCTCGGATATTCAGAGGAGCTGGGGTCTGATTTGGAAGAGAAGTCTATGGAGACGACCTGTCTACAGCAAGAGAAGCCAAGAACCACCCCAGAACCTGCTCAGAAACAAGAAAAGGTTCCTGAGGTTCACATCAGAACTCGGAGAAGTCTCTACaggaacacagagaagatccAGAGGAACGTACCAACGGCTGCAGAGGTCAAAGCCTCTACCACCTTTCCTGCACCTCCAGAGAGAACAGAGTCTGATCCTTCATCTGTGGAGAACAGATTGTCACCACAAGATGACCTGAGCCTCCCATCTACCTCTGAGAGAGTGCCGGAGCTTCATCCTGAGACTGCTTCAGAGCAGAAAAGGAAAAGCGCCGAACCAGACACCTCCAGCCCCTCCATCGAGAAGAAGCCACGGATGGAACAGCGTCAGTCCTTTCGTAACACAATTCAGAGCGTTCACCCCGAAAAGCCACAGCCTACCAAAGAAGAACCAAAAGTCCCTCCAATCCGG ATACAGCTTTCTCGGATCAAACCTCCCTGGGTGGTTAAAGGTTTGCCAGCTTACCAGATCTGCCCCCGGATCATCCCAAACCCTGATCCCACTGGGTGCTGGCCTTTTTCCTGCTCGCCTGCTGACAGTCAGACCTGTGACAATCACTCCCAAGCCTCCGGTGGTGAAGGTAGAGGCGACAGTGGTTTCCTCTGCCATCAGCCAGACAaaagaagctgctgctccagaggttCCAGAAGAAGCAGAAAGAGACATAGACATAGAGAGAAATCagcaaatcactgcagaacacaATTACTGCCGGCCATTACAGTGAAGCCAGAGAAACCAGAAGTTCCAAGGGTCAAAATCAGGGTGTCAAGTGGTACAGTCGACATCATAGATGACTGTGGCCTGACTGACTCTCTTACCAAAGAACACCACCTCGATAATGTATCCCCCCCAGAGGACCTCTCCCagtgtggagatcaggcagtTTCTATGGCAGATGCAGAGGAGGAGAATATGTGCAGTGATGAGAGGATGTTGGCGCCTTCTGTAGATGGCATCTTGGGACAAGCATTTGAGACCGCATCGTGTGTTCTGGGTGATGTCTCCAACACATTTCAAAACCGGATCAAACAGGCCACGTCCTGCTCTACTGAAAAGGATTCCTCAGAAAAGAAACCGGATGCAATGCCGGCGGATATTGCGGAGCACCATGTACTCCCTACATCCTCCCTAGTGCAGCTACACTCATTGGACACAACTAAAACCTCACCCCTAGGACAGTTGCCAGTGCATGTGAATGACCCCTCAACACCTGGCACTCTGTTGGACGCGGTAGTTGACCTACATGGTAATGGTCGCCATCATGATAGTGTTCCTTATCCTTCAGTTAGCAACTCGCAAGAGCCAAATGATTCTGATCCTCCCCATGGTGCTTTACAGGCAGAATCCTTTCAGGAGACATTGGTGACCCAACAGTCGCTCACCACTGAGAATGTTGGCGCGTGTACGCCTGTACCTGACTCCTTAAATGATGGTTATAAAGGAAATCTAGAGGTTGCCTCCCCTATCGGTGCCATTCTTTGCACAGCAGAGGATGATCTTCCCAAACACAGTAAAGTTAGTGATTTTTCAGTGAGTACTAACAGACTGGAGAGGTTAtgcatgccctctggtttgtcaCCTCCGAATCTTGAGCCTGGAAAGCACGGCAGCCCTGGCTCCACCACCTCCGTGCCATCATCCGACCCTTGCCCCTTTAAGGAGACTATTCAATCACTGAATAATTCATTTGGAATTGCTGATAAGATTCCCTTATTACTAGATATGTCCTTCCTCCAATTCCCAAAGGAGATGGGGGTCCGTGTCCAGTTGCCAGTAGACCTGGCGAGGTCTCCCCATCACAAGATGAAAGAATCCTTCTTGGAGATGCTGTCACAGGATGTTGGCTCCTACCATTACTCTGCAGGGGTTCGTCTTTCCTCATCGCCCGGAGTGACGGGCAGCGCCTCGCTTTCTGTGGAGGTCTTCTCTGAACATAGCGATGGTGGGGAAGAGCAGGTGTCACTGCGATGTTCTTGCAGCTTCAAAGCCATGACCTTGTGTGAGGGGTGTGGGGCTTTTTGTCACATCGACTGCATTGGACCTTCCAAACTCTGTGTATCGTGCCTTGTCATAAGATAG
- the ASXL1 gene encoding polycomb group protein ASXL1 isoform X4 has product MRDRQKRRRERTWAEAAKMVLENYSDAPMTPKQILNVIEAEGLKETKSGSSPLACLNAMLHSNARTREALFYKLPGRISLFTMKKNAVHWSRVVSLPDDGGTEDTADEEGSQWEEGSSVPAAETSGNASSSRESHVRETQSLVQINKQKRSGVLLPRVVLTPLKVNGAHLPSTSGQVKKKEEEIDFETPGSILVNTNLRALINVRTFNALPMHLQQQLLLLLPDVDRQVSPDGQLRMSCSALNNEFFAHACQRWRERLAEGEFTPEAQMRMRQEMGKEKKVEDWKEMFFEDFYGQKLGYSEELGSDLEEKSMETTCLQQEKPRTTPEPAQKQEKVPEVHIRTRRSLYRNTEKIQRNVPTAAEVKASTTFPAPPERTESDPSSVENRLSPQDDLSLPSTSERVPELHPETASEQKRKSAEPDTSSPSIEKKPRMEQRQSFRNTIQSVHPEKPQPTKEEPKVPPIRIQLSRIKPPWVVKGLPAYQICPRIIPNPDPTGCWPFSCSPADSQTCDNHSQASGGEGRGDSGFLCHQPDKRSCCSRGSRRSRKRHRHREKSANHCRTQLLPAITVKPEKPEVPRVKIRVSSGTVDIIDDCGLTDSLTKEHHLDNVSPPEDLSQCGDQAVSMADAEEENMCSDERMLAPSVDGILGQAFETASCVLGDVSNTFQNRIKQATSCSTEKDSSEKKPDAMPADIAEHHVLPTSSLVQLHSLDTTKTSPLGQLPVHVNDPSTPGTLLDAVVDLHGNGRHHDSVPYPSVSNSQEPNDSDPPHGALQAESFQETLVTQQSLTTENVGACTPVPDSLNDGYKGNLEVASPIGAILCTAEDDLPKHSKVSDFSVSTNRLERLCMPSGLSPPNLEPGKHGSPGSTTSVPSSDPCPFKETIQSLNNSFGIADKIPLLLDMSFLQFPKEMGVRVQLPVDLARSPHHKMKESFLEMLSQDVGSYHYSAGVRLSSSPGVTGSASLSVEVFSEHSDGGEEQVSLRCSCSFKAMTLCEGCGAFCHIDCIGPSKLCVSCLVIR; this is encoded by the exons GTTCTAGAGAATTATTCAGATGCACCAATGACCCCCAAACAGATACTGAATGTGATTGAGGCCGAGGGTCTAAAGGAGACAAAG AGCGGATCTTCCCCTCTCGCTTGCCTGAACGCCATGTTACATTCCAACGCCAGGACACGGGAGGCGCTGTTCTACAAGCTACCTGGCCGCATTAGTCTTTTCACCATGAAG AAGAATGCAGTGCATTGGTCTCGTGTGGTGTCACTGCCAGATGATGGAGGCACAGAGGACACAGCAGATGAAGAAGGAAGCCAGTGGGAGGAGGGCAGCTCAGTGCCTGCAG CAGAAACGTCCGGCAATGCATCCTCCTCTCGCGAGTCACATGTCAGGGAAACCCAGTCCCTAGTACAG ATAAATAAGCAGAAAAGAAGCGGGGTGTTGCTGCCTCGGGTCGTCCTTACTCCACTCAAAGTAAATGGGGCTCATCTGCCATCTACTTCAG GACAAgtgaagaagaaggaggaggagattgATTTTGAGACTCCTGGCTCCATTCTGGTGAACACTAATCTCCGTGCCCTGATAAACGTGCGAACGTTCAATGCTCTACCAATGCACCTCCAACAGCAGCTACTACTACTTCTTCCAGATGTGGACAGGCAG GTGAGCCCGGATGGACAGCTGCGGATGAGCTGCAGCGCCCTTAACAACGAATTCTTTGCTCATGCGTGCCAAAGATGGCGGGAGAGGCTGGCAGAAG GTGAATTTACCCCAGAGGCTCAGATGAGGATGAGGCAGGAGATGGGAAAGGAGAAGAAAGTTGAAGACTGGAAAGAGATGTTTTTTGAAGATTTCTATGGACAAAA GCTCGGATATTCAGAGGAGCTGGGGTCTGATTTGGAAGAGAAGTCTATGGAGACGACCTGTCTACAGCAAGAGAAGCCAAGAACCACCCCAGAACCTGCTCAGAAACAAGAAAAGGTTCCTGAGGTTCACATCAGAACTCGGAGAAGTCTCTACaggaacacagagaagatccAGAGGAACGTACCAACGGCTGCAGAGGTCAAAGCCTCTACCACCTTTCCTGCACCTCCAGAGAGAACAGAGTCTGATCCTTCATCTGTGGAGAACAGATTGTCACCACAAGATGACCTGAGCCTCCCATCTACCTCTGAGAGAGTGCCGGAGCTTCATCCTGAGACTGCTTCAGAGCAGAAAAGGAAAAGCGCCGAACCAGACACCTCCAGCCCCTCCATCGAGAAGAAGCCACGGATGGAACAGCGTCAGTCCTTTCGTAACACAATTCAGAGCGTTCACCCCGAAAAGCCACAGCCTACCAAAGAAGAACCAAAAGTCCCTCCAATCCGG ATACAGCTTTCTCGGATCAAACCTCCCTGGGTGGTTAAAGGTTTGCCAGCTTACCAGATCTGCCCCCGGATCATCCCAAACCCTGATCCCACTGGGTGCTGGCCTTTTTCCTGCTCGCCTGCTGACAGTCAGACCTGTGACAATCACTCCCAAGCCTCCGGTGGTGAAGGTAGAGGCGACAGTGGTTTCCTCTGCCATCAGCCAGACAaaagaagctgctgctccagaggttCCAGAAGAAGCAGAAAGAGACATAGACATAGAGAGAAATCagcaaatcactgcagaacacaATTACTGCCGGCCATTACAGTGAAGCCAGAGAAACCAGAAGTTCCAAGGGTCAAAATCAGGGTGTCAAGTGGTACAGTCGACATCATAGATGACTGTGGCCTGACTGACTCTCTTACCAAAGAACACCACCTCGATAATGTATCCCCCCCAGAGGACCTCTCCCagtgtggagatcaggcagtTTCTATGGCAGATGCAGAGGAGGAGAATATGTGCAGTGATGAGAGGATGTTGGCGCCTTCTGTAGATGGCATCTTGGGACAAGCATTTGAGACCGCATCGTGTGTTCTGGGTGATGTCTCCAACACATTTCAAAACCGGATCAAACAGGCCACGTCCTGCTCTACTGAAAAGGATTCCTCAGAAAAGAAACCGGATGCAATGCCGGCGGATATTGCGGAGCACCATGTACTCCCTACATCCTCCCTAGTGCAGCTACACTCATTGGACACAACTAAAACCTCACCCCTAGGACAGTTGCCAGTGCATGTGAATGACCCCTCAACACCTGGCACTCTGTTGGACGCGGTAGTTGACCTACATGGTAATGGTCGCCATCATGATAGTGTTCCTTATCCTTCAGTTAGCAACTCGCAAGAGCCAAATGATTCTGATCCTCCCCATGGTGCTTTACAGGCAGAATCCTTTCAGGAGACATTGGTGACCCAACAGTCGCTCACCACTGAGAATGTTGGCGCGTGTACGCCTGTACCTGACTCCTTAAATGATGGTTATAAAGGAAATCTAGAGGTTGCCTCCCCTATCGGTGCCATTCTTTGCACAGCAGAGGATGATCTTCCCAAACACAGTAAAGTTAGTGATTTTTCAGTGAGTACTAACAGACTGGAGAGGTTAtgcatgccctctggtttgtcaCCTCCGAATCTTGAGCCTGGAAAGCACGGCAGCCCTGGCTCCACCACCTCCGTGCCATCATCCGACCCTTGCCCCTTTAAGGAGACTATTCAATCACTGAATAATTCATTTGGAATTGCTGATAAGATTCCCTTATTACTAGATATGTCCTTCCTCCAATTCCCAAAGGAGATGGGGGTCCGTGTCCAGTTGCCAGTAGACCTGGCGAGGTCTCCCCATCACAAGATGAAAGAATCCTTCTTGGAGATGCTGTCACAGGATGTTGGCTCCTACCATTACTCTGCAGGGGTTCGTCTTTCCTCATCGCCCGGAGTGACGGGCAGCGCCTCGCTTTCTGTGGAGGTCTTCTCTGAACATAGCGATGGTGGGGAAGAGCAGGTGTCACTGCGATGTTCTTGCAGCTTCAAAGCCATGACCTTGTGTGAGGGGTGTGGGGCTTTTTGTCACATCGACTGCATTGGACCTTCCAAACTCTGTGTATCGTGCCTTGTCATAAGATAG